A window of Xenopus laevis strain J_2021 chromosome 1L, Xenopus_laevis_v10.1, whole genome shotgun sequence genomic DNA:
gtttgattaggcttgtggtgcagtaagttcatatttatatttagtatacaaaatacagcatttctagccttattctattttagcctttacatgccctttaatgtctttacagaaaatgGAATACTCTGGAGTTGATGTTGATTACAaggaatcttgtaaattgccaATCGCACCAGAGAGTGCtgatttttactgattgaagaaaatatcactgcaccttattttaattcattttacattttgaagcaagcactacaagcaccttgtttgacttgattatcattttattttggaaatagCGCCTTGttgaaatcactatagcactaaaacacacacacacgaaaaatctgtgcatagacgttctatggttcaagacacacacagattagtgttgtaacactttgggGACTGCAGTgaatattaaagggcacctatcacagccaaaatcaaacacatattaacaatctgaccagtacaagctaaacacgtttaatcaaactacatatatagttttttgaaaacactgcaggttttaaaaaaatcccttactttgtcaaatgggttctttcactgagggaggccatattgagactctaacagagactctaatgtgcaaatttcaggagcatgctcagattgtaacactgctttgagtattctacccagaatgccttgttttagtaaactcctccactagaagtatccactagaagtgctgccacctgctaacttccagcaggtggcagcactactgtacagcagctaacacacaggtttggctgatttgaaaatagcttagaagggttgataagcaaacaaggaatttgaactgagcatgtgcgagatttcagagctacagttggctgggaagatataggtaggaggagccagtgaaatccaagatggctgcctcagctagaactgcaggggagataggggagatcttgcagaaggtatagggagctgatcatttacattatacaaacaattctaactgttttaaaaatcggatttcttgaactttcacatagtgtatttacttagtaaatgattttggtcatgattggtgccctttaatgttgcactaggttctgtttttttttttcccccccccccccatagcctgTGGTGCTGATCTATAATTATATCTTGATTTGATGAaccagtggaggaactgtgaaaaagatcggcaaaggaaaaaattctgatggtttacttttcctttaaatcttgcaaatatttgttgttttttttgcagttttaactGTTATACAGTTTGTATATTGCTTTATGAACATGTTGAAACCTATCATCACCCTCCCAGTCCTCTATGTGATCAGATGACTAATAAGAGAGAGAAGCTTATTGCCAGGACCTCCCTCCCTGATATTCATCAGAAACATCAGTATCACGGCACAGGATTCTCcgaacataaaaaataaaataaaaattcggctgaaaaaaaaaacaaaaacattttaatgggaGGAAAGAACATAGTTCTCAGTATTCTGATtgaaaacatcagttttacatttCCATTAGTTTACAAGCTGCACAACTAACAATATCATCCATTAACCGCAAAGGAGAGTGTTGCTGAGttaaattatataacaaaacatttaCATCTAAACCTCACTGTACACTTTATATATATGAGACAGGAAACCTCCGTCATAAAAACTGTACAGAACAAACAATAGAATTCGACATGAGCCACTTACGTTACTTTAAAAAAGCTGCAACGTGTCTCCTGCACAAATCTGATTGGTTCCAAATAGTACCACAAATAGTCATTTCTGTTTCCTACATTTGTACCTGTTGCTTTCCTTTAATTTTCCCCATTAGCTTCTCAGTAGTCCTGGGCACTGACCTGCCAAATGCTTAGGCTAATACCACACGTGATGGATATTTATCAACAGGCTGAGAAGCAGTCCCTTTTCCTGCATCTGGGACCAGGGGCGTAACAAGAGCATGCCGGGTGCAAACAAGCAGCGCATTTCCTGCACCCGCGTTGATGCAGTGGTTACAGGTTCAGGCAAGgaaggggctgattcttggcctatGTTCATTTGCAGGCTGAGAATAAACCTCGTCTGGTGTTAGCTGGGAGCATGCTCAGGGtcgggcccaaggtctaaggctttctggtgggcctctggcatcccagtccaaaagaaaaactaaaactgtgagcccaccagaaaacctaagacagtggacctttccaatctattattcctcctctcctcactcaacctctctagtttttttatttatacttacaatattcttctattattaagcattttcccccataaagaaatagggaatgaccatgcaATAGACCAAATGGTAAGAAACAAGAGGCCCACTAACACGTGGGCttcccgggagttttcctggtatcccggtgggccagtctgacattgagcatgctcaattgggACGGATAGTAAATGTAAAGGCTAATTCACTGGGTGGTGTCAAAGTCACTCccaatggtgtaactagagaagaagcagaccctgtggttgggAGAATTTGTGCATCTGCAATGGCAGTCCATCAAGCAGGCAGGGGGCTGCGCTGGGAcccttcaaatattttttgtgggGGGCCAGGCCCGGGATTGTTAATGCCGATGGGCTCTGCCCTGTGTATTTAATCAGTTTGTTTCTTTTCCTGGGCTGGCGCTGTTGTGAAAAAAATAAGCACTGGGCCAAACTTACTCGAGCCCCAGGCTCCCCTTGCTTTGGGCTTAGGCAGTGGAGTCACATTTTCCGATTCTACTCTACTTTGCATGTGGGGGTTCCatggataatgaaagaaaaatggcGGCGCTCTTTTAGTTATTTCCACAGGCTGGagtatttttatttccaaaaatgagcaaaggggggaaaaaaacactccGACTGTATTGCCTGTGGGCTCCTTAACATATTGCACCACCCCCACCAGTGAATTTAACTTTGCCTCTCCTTAAAAAGCTGCTTGAAGGAGACACCAACAAAGTCATTGATTGAACTGTAACAGTCCGGCGAGTTGCTTCAGCTACCAGGGAAcacattttatcacataagttttagcaaaaaaaaaatacagaaagcaattttgatatttgaaaacAATAAGTTTTGAGAAgctgcacttcccctttaaaaggaaatgAATATAAAGCAGAATGTGAGGGTCACCATCCAGCATACACCGGCTCCGTATCGTGGGTAACTCCATACAGATAACTAGGGGGCCTTTGGGATTCCAGCAGCCGGGACTTGGAACTGCACCTTCTCACGTCTCTTTCTACACTCGCTTTCTGCTTCCTCACAGCAAACAGAATGAGAATGATCAGACCTGCAGAGGAAAAACACTGGGATGACTGGCCTGTCTTTCATAAATGTGGCTTCATATtccaaatatgaaataaatactgtatagtaTGGCCTACAAGCAGTCTCTGGAACATGCTGACCTAATTGTGCCCCCAGtgtgcggaagtgacgtcacgcgcACTCTTGCGCATGACATCACTACTGCTAAAAGTGATGTCAcattactattatattatataggcGGTCACATTAGGCACAGGCCCTAGAGTGCTTAAAATACGGTCCTGCCAGAGATGTATGGAAGGCCAAATCAGTAGCAGGATCTTTAGGACATATAAACCATGGATGCatcttaaaagggatactgtcataggaaaacacatcagttaatagtgctgttccagcagagttctgcactgaaatccatttttcaaaagagtgaactgattttttttagatttcaatttgaaatctgacatggggctagacatattgtccgtttcccaggagcccccagtcatgtgacttgtgctctgataaactttagtcactctttactgcaagttggagtgatatcaccccccaacagctgaacaatgggaaggtaacagctccctggtagatataaaatagcacttaatagaaaaaaatccaggtcccactgagacacattcagttacattgagtaggagaaacaacagcctgccagaaagcagttccatcctaaagtgctggctctttctgaaatcacatgaccaggcaaaatgacccgagatgcacctacacacctatATTATAACTAGAAAAAAtatacttattggttcaggaattaaattttatatggtagagtgaattatttgcagtgtaatttaggaataaaaactacatcataaaaatccctttaactGGAATCTGTGGAATCCTTGGCATCAATAGGAGCCTCAGTGATTGTAGTTGTAGGATCTTCTCACCCCAATCACTATCACCTGGCTACAATAAGTTGTGATACATTTACACCCCTTCTTGTTCTAACAAAGCAGAAATGACTTACATGCGCAAAAAATGACGAGCAATATAATAGTAAGCGGTGCAATTTTACACGTATCTCCGGCTTTACGGAAGAAAGTTTCCATACAGTAACTCGGCTCTGTGCTTCCCTCTGGGCAGAAAGCATCTTCTGGGCATTGAATCGGGTTTATGTCTGGGCTCTGAAATAAGCAGAATACATTTACCTTCACTAGAGTTGTTCTACTTAACATTCAGCCCTGGGCAAAACACACCTACCTGCTATCATTTAGGCAAAGTGGGAATGTCTAAACCATATCACCTCTTGTTAAAATACAACTCCTTACACCCTGTTAGTCTAGGTTTATGGTTTCCCTTAtatatcccacagtcccttcccagagactattatccactgttactataggcaccatctctccctactatacctgctatcccacagtcacactcccttaccagagactcttatccactgttaccataggcaccatctctccctactatacctgctatcccacagtcacactcccttcccagagactattatcccactgttactatagacatcatctctccctactatcccacagtcacactccattcccagagactattatccactgttactatagacaccatctctccctactatacctgctatcccacagtcacactcccttcccagagacaattatccactgttactataggcaccatccctccctactatacctgctatcccacagtcacactcccttccctgagactattatcccactgttactataggcaccatctctccctactatacctgctatcccacagtcacactcccttccctgagactattatcccactgttactataggcaccatctctccctactatacctgctatcccacagtcacactcctttcccagagactcttatcccactgttactatagacaccatctctccctactatacctgctatcccacagtcacactcccttccctgagactattatcccactgttactataggcaccatctctccctactatacctgctatcccacagtcacactcccttcccagagactattatccccactgttactataggcaccatctctccctactatacctgctatcccacagtcacactcctttcccagagactcttatcccactgttactatagacaccatctctccctactatacctgctatcccacagccacactcccttcccagagactattatccccactgttactataggcaccatctctccctactatacctgctatcccacagtcacactcccttcccagagactattatcccactgttactatagacaccatctctccctactatacctgctatcccacagtcacactcccttcccagagactattatcccactgttactatagacaccatctctccctactatacctgctaatcccacagtcacactcccttcccagagactattatcccactgttactataggcaccatctctccctactatacctgctatcccacagtcacactcccttcccagagactattatccactgttactataggcaccatctctccctactatacctgctatcccacagtcacactcccttcccagagactattatcccactgttactatagacaccatctctccctactatacctgctatcccacagtcacactcccttcccagagactattatcccactgttactatagacaccatctctccctactatacctgctatcccacagtcacactcccttcccagagactattatcccactgttactataggcaccatctctccctactatacctgctatcccacagtcacactcccttcccagagactattatccactgttactataggcaccatctctccctactatacctgctatcccacagtcacactcccttcccagagactattatcccactgttactatagacaccatctctccctactatacctgctatcccacagtcacactcccttcccagagactattatccactgttactataggcaccatctctccctactatacctgctatcccacagtcacactcccttcccagagactattatttcaCTGCTACTGTAGATGCTGCaggtgaattatttgattcattATTGAACATTCCTATACTGTTAACTACTAGAATTTCTGCTATTGACTGACTACTCCATAATAACagtaatttaatatatttatccTCTGGAATTGGTTGGCTTTGCCTTGCAAGGACGTTTTAGTTATTAAATATCCCTTCTACCTTCTTAATTTTCTGCCTCATACCCAGCGGGAACATCATCCACCTCCCCCTTCTGTACCTGGACCCAAAGTAAAACAAATCTTACAGGACAATAATGATCTTCAGGACAAACATTACAGTTTGCTGCTCCCCATTTGGACTGATATTCACCGTCTTGGCAGAACTTACACATGTGGTCACCAGACTCTTTATATGAACCTGAAGACATGAGAAACGTGTTACATACAGAATGTGCAGAGGTACAATCCAGGAGTAACAGAATTATTTCTCAGTGAACAGTGGTTGTTGTACTTATCACAACTAACAGGCGAGATTCCCTTCGCTTATAACCAGTAACAGATATAGGAAACCCTGATATCATCTGTGTGATTTGGTCATAGACTGGTTGCCTGTCTCAGCCCtagtggaatatactgtatagccAATAGGACTAGTCCTGAAACCAAGATGAGACTTACCAGGCCGACAAAGAGAACACTCGGTGGAACCTGGCGCTAAGGCTTCCTCTCCATTGGGACAGACAGGACAAGTGATGCAGCTGGTGGTGCTGGTGAAGGAGACAAGAGTGAGTTGACATAATGgcggcttcaaaaaaaaaaaaaaagcattaattatttattgtctaaaaaaaaaaaggaatcttcCCTCAATAACagatatcactatatataactcAACCAATTTAGTTGGCAAGAAGTTAAATCTGAATAAAACAGGTTCAGAGTCATTCAAACTTACATCGTCTCTTTCTTTTAAAGATTCCAGAAACAGGGATCAAATATTCAAGTTTCTCCGTATGTAGAACAAATGTCAGTCTGTCATTCCGATTTGTTTTAAGAACTTTCTTTGTCATCCGCTtgattatttttgtatatattttattatatgtttcatttgaatatttttattttcacatttttgttcattttgaaCTAGGACACTCAGAGACTGCAGGATTGTAGCCGTCCAATGGGCAAAATCCAGTAAAATATTTGTACATCACAGTGAGTTTACTTTCTCTGGCTCGGGTAAAGTCAGAGGGGTTAGTTTATTAAAGCAACAGGCCGCCATAACTTGAATCCCAGagaattaaaggcaaactaaGTAACTGTGCTGGAAAAAGCATATGCAGGAcagggagtttgtatgttttccctaCACCTGCTCTGAGACCTTAGTATTTTCTTAGGTTCTGCCAATGCTCACAATGTTCAACACCATCTCAACACCAAGTCCCAAAAATATAGTTTTcaatgcagtgatttgaatatgagactggaatatgaataggagaggactgaatagaaagaagagtaataaaaagtagcaagaacaaaacatttgtagctttggggatgacttggggcagttgggaaattgacaatatgtctagtcccatgtcagatttcaatattgaatataaaaaaaatctgtttgttcttttgagaaatggatttcagtgcagaattctgctggagcagcactattaacggattcattttgaaaaaaacatgttttcccatgacagtatccctttaaagagcattttttttaagtggggtcagtgacccctcatttgaaagctggaaagggtcagaagaaggagacaaataattaaaaaaataaataattaaaaccagttgaaaagttgcttagaattagccattctgtaacatattaaatgtTATCTTAAATGTCAACCAACTCTTTTGGGTGGGGAGACACGCATAGATtctgggagatttggtcgcccggggacaaatctcctcttcttcgggcgactaatttcccctacctgccttcccaccggctagaatcgaaattgctGATGTGTtggtctcacgaggaaacttcaggcatctttggaaaacgaagcatttgagtgccatcccgtctgcgatttagaatgtagctggcgggaaggcttttcggggagattagtagcccgaagaagaggcaaccaaatctccctgAACCTTtgcgtgcgtctctgcccttaagcagcACCTAGAAACATTACCATTCCAACTGGAGAACAGCTCGACCTTACAAAGAATATAGAAAGATCCAGTACAAATTTGTCTATATACTAGTAAATGTTATGAAGTACTGTCAATTCATTTCTCTCTCACCCCACCCACCATCCCTTCTCCAAATTCTAGGCCAGGgcttaataaatgtgtatatggCCGAGCCAATGAGAGGCGGAGCACCATCCTGTTATTAGCAATAAAATAGAAGGAATTGTTATTACTTGCAATAGGACCCCCGAGGGCACGGCTCACATGAAGTAGCGTTTTCATGAGCGGAGTAAAACCCTGTTCAGAAAGAAACATGTTAAACTGACAGTTTTATATCAGCCTTTTAGTTCTATAAATGTACACGATCAGGACGGCAGATTGTAATTGCTTTTCTTTTGGGTTTTATCAGAAAAAATTATTGTCCAAAATTTACTTGAACAACATTAACAGGGACATTTCCCCAGTGCAACGAATAAACGGTTAGTCCCGATATATTAAGTGCAGtaaattaggggtcatttataaacatacGGCAGGGGGGTCTGAAGgctttgcaggggggcccctgagatAGCAGCTCCTGTGGAACCCGGACCCCTAGTCCGATGTTGGGGAGGGAACAATGGCGTTTGCCACAA
This region includes:
- the LOC108697715 gene encoding multiple epidermal growth factor-like domains protein 11 isoform X2, encoding MIVLGPAVGNHIHHIPACSVRSQLLSTPVPGNSTWAPIIGTNCSSINTSQCTACPAGTFPSNDTEECSCCTSGSCVNSSSCLSCPNGYYQPQSGQQLCLPCPQGFYTNATQSSACHSCQSGYYSNQTASVGCEPCNKGFYSAHENATSCEPCPRGSYCNTTSCITCPVCPNGEEALAPGSTECSLCRPGSYKESGDHMCKFCQDGEYQSKWGAANCNVCPEDHYCPSPDINPIQCPEDAFCPEGSTEPSYCMETFFRKAGDTCKIAPLTIILLVIFCACLIILILFAVRKQKASVERDVRRCSSKSRLLESQRPPSYLYGVTHDTEPVYAGW
- the LOC108697715 gene encoding multiple epidermal growth factor-like domains protein 11 isoform X1 — translated: MRRRTARHRGKFCAPGRLAQYCAMKMSIYTPLRLACAVCLLACSVRSQLLSTPVPGNSTWAPIIGTNCSSINTSQCTACPAGTFPSNDTEECSCCTSGSCVNSSSCLSCPNGYYQPQSGQQLCLPCPQGFYTNATQSSACHSCQSGYYSNQTASVGCEPCNKGFYSAHENATSCEPCPRGSYCNTTSCITCPVCPNGEEALAPGSTECSLCRPGSYKESGDHMCKFCQDGEYQSKWGAANCNVCPEDHYCPSPDINPIQCPEDAFCPEGSTEPSYCMETFFRKAGDTCKIAPLTIILLVIFCACLIILILFAVRKQKASVERDVRRCSSKSRLLESQRPPSYLYGVTHDTEPVYAGW